A section of the Mesorhizobium loti genome encodes:
- a CDS encoding PQQ-dependent sugar dehydrogenase, which yields MIRSAGLVLPALFLATAAFAQQADQPVLKGAAAFGDWRADKPGIRRLIKPEDLPKPYLTKSASNSAGLADMPAGAKPRLPAGFSAELIASGIDNPRAVRIAPNGDLFVADSEANQIRVYRLSKDSAKPAEDAIFARNLNQPYGIAFYPPGNDPQWVYVANSDRIVRFAYRNGELKAAGEPQTIVDKIPSNHHWTRDIVFSPDGKTLYLSVGSGSNIAEDMGKAPDGGLEAWIKSKPLGATWGSEDGRADVLAFDPDGKNGRIVATGLRNCSGMTVQPATGALWCVVNERDALGDNVPFEYATSVKDGAFYGWPWYYIGDNEDPRHKGARPDLAGKATIPDVLMQAHSAPLNIAFYDRQDFPAGTGFPQDYRGDAFVALHGSWNRGNRTGYKVVRLLFKGGKPTGEYEDFMTGFVVSNGEVWGRPVGVAVASDGALIVTEDGNGTIWRVTYGGARS from the coding sequence ATGATCCGATCGGCCGGCCTGGTGCTTCCAGCGCTCTTTCTCGCAACAGCGGCCTTCGCGCAGCAGGCGGACCAACCGGTGCTGAAAGGCGCGGCCGCCTTCGGCGACTGGCGCGCCGACAAGCCAGGTATACGCCGCCTGATCAAGCCGGAAGACCTTCCGAAGCCCTATCTCACCAAATCCGCCTCGAACAGCGCCGGGCTCGCCGACATGCCGGCAGGCGCGAAGCCGCGACTGCCGGCGGGATTCTCGGCCGAGCTGATCGCCTCCGGCATCGACAATCCGCGCGCCGTGCGCATCGCGCCGAACGGCGACCTGTTCGTCGCCGACAGCGAAGCCAACCAGATCCGCGTCTACCGCCTGTCCAAGGACAGTGCCAAGCCCGCCGAAGACGCCATCTTTGCCCGCAATCTCAACCAGCCCTATGGCATCGCCTTCTATCCGCCGGGCAATGACCCGCAATGGGTCTATGTCGCCAACAGCGACAGGATCGTGCGCTTTGCCTACCGCAATGGCGAGCTGAAAGCCGCCGGCGAACCGCAGACCATCGTCGACAAGATTCCCTCGAACCACCACTGGACGCGCGACATCGTCTTTTCGCCTGACGGCAAGACGCTCTATCTGTCGGTCGGCTCGGGTTCGAACATCGCCGAGGACATGGGCAAGGCGCCGGATGGCGGCCTAGAAGCGTGGATCAAGTCGAAGCCGCTTGGCGCGACATGGGGCTCCGAGGACGGCCGCGCCGACGTGCTGGCCTTCGACCCGGACGGCAAGAACGGCCGCATCGTCGCCACCGGCCTGCGCAATTGTTCGGGCATGACCGTGCAGCCGGCGACCGGGGCGCTGTGGTGCGTCGTCAACGAGCGCGATGCGCTCGGCGACAATGTGCCGTTCGAGTACGCAACATCCGTCAAGGACGGCGCCTTCTACGGCTGGCCCTGGTACTATATCGGCGACAATGAGGATCCGCGCCACAAGGGAGCGCGGCCCGATCTCGCCGGCAAGGCAACCATTCCCGATGTGCTGATGCAGGCGCATTCGGCGCCGCTCAACATCGCCTTCTACGACCGCCAGGATTTTCCGGCCGGCACCGGTTTTCCCCAGGACTACAGGGGCGACGCCTTCGTGGCCCTGCACGGGTCGTGGAACCGCGGCAACAGGACCGGCTACAAGGTCGTCCGATTGCTGTTCAAGGGCGGCAAGCCGACCGGCGAATACGAGGATTTCATGACCGGCTTCGTGGTCTCCAATGGCGAGGTGTGGGGCCGGCCGGTGGGCGTGGCGGTGGCGAGCGACGGCGCCCTGATCGTCACCGAGGACGGCAACGGCACCATCTGGCGCGTGACTTATGGTGGCGCCCGCTCCTGA
- a CDS encoding LysE family translocator, giving the protein MTLTGFLTYSAALGIAAAIPGPGITALVARALGSGFRSALAMFFGLMVGDLTYLTAVVLGLAFVAQTFGMVFLAIKWAGVAYLAFLGWRFWTAGITPETVEARKGKGGLVSSFAAGLAVTLGNPKTMIFYLAITPTIVDLKTITLADYSILAALTVVVLFVVLVPYLALAAKARWFLKSPRALKVLNRTAAGFMVGAAAAIAARQ; this is encoded by the coding sequence ATGACCCTCACCGGCTTCCTCACCTACAGCGCCGCCCTTGGCATCGCCGCCGCCATCCCCGGCCCCGGCATCACCGCGCTTGTCGCGCGTGCGCTCGGCTCCGGCTTTCGTTCGGCGCTGGCGATGTTCTTCGGCCTGATGGTCGGCGACCTCACCTATCTGACCGCCGTGGTGCTCGGCCTCGCCTTTGTCGCGCAGACCTTCGGCATGGTGTTCCTGGCGATCAAATGGGCCGGCGTCGCCTATCTGGCGTTTCTGGGCTGGCGCTTCTGGACCGCCGGCATCACGCCCGAAACGGTTGAGGCCAGGAAGGGCAAGGGCGGGCTGGTTTCGAGCTTTGCCGCCGGCCTCGCCGTCACGCTCGGCAATCCCAAGACAATGATCTTCTACCTCGCCATCACGCCGACCATCGTCGACCTGAAGACCATCACGCTGGCCGACTACAGCATTCTCGCCGCTCTGACGGTCGTCGTCCTGTTCGTCGTGCTGGTCCCTTACCTGGCGCTCGCCGCCAAGGCGCGCTGGTTCCTGAAATCGCCACGCGCCCTGAAGGTGCTGAACCGCACCGCCGCCGGCTTCATGGTCGGCGCGGCGGCAGCGATCGCCGCCCGCCAGTAG
- the cysK gene encoding cysteine synthase A, producing the protein MNKPVTSARVPGRGRIYNSITDTIGDTPLVRLDKFAKEKGIVANLVAKLEFFNPIASVKDRIGVAMIEALEAAGKISPGKTTLIEPTSGNTGIALAFAAAAKGYKLILTMPETMSIERRKMLALLGAELVLTEGPKGMKGAIAKADELAATIPNAIIPQQFENPANPEIHRTTTAEEIWNDTQGEVDIFVAGIGTGGTITGVGQVLKKRKPSVQIVAVEPEASPVLSGGQPGPHKIQGIGAGFAPKILDTTIYDEIVKVSNEDSVANARLVARLEGVPVGISSGAALQAAIVVGSRPENKGKTLVVIIPSFAERYLSTILFEGLGA; encoded by the coding sequence ATGAACAAGCCCGTCACCTCCGCCCGCGTCCCCGGCCGCGGCCGCATCTACAATTCCATCACCGACACGATCGGCGACACGCCCCTGGTACGGCTCGACAAGTTCGCCAAGGAGAAGGGGATCGTCGCCAACCTGGTGGCCAAGCTCGAATTCTTCAACCCGATCGCTTCGGTCAAGGACCGCATCGGCGTGGCGATGATCGAGGCGCTGGAGGCGGCGGGCAAGATTTCACCCGGCAAGACGACGCTGATCGAACCGACGTCGGGCAACACCGGCATCGCGCTCGCTTTCGCCGCAGCCGCCAAGGGCTACAAGCTGATCCTGACCATGCCTGAGACAATGTCCATCGAGCGCCGCAAGATGCTGGCGCTGCTCGGCGCCGAGCTGGTGCTGACCGAAGGCCCGAAAGGCATGAAGGGCGCCATCGCCAAGGCCGACGAGCTGGCCGCGACGATCCCCAACGCCATCATCCCGCAGCAGTTCGAAAACCCCGCCAATCCGGAAATCCATCGCACGACGACGGCCGAGGAGATCTGGAACGACACGCAGGGCGAGGTCGACATCTTCGTCGCCGGCATCGGCACCGGCGGCACCATCACCGGCGTCGGTCAGGTGTTGAAGAAGCGCAAGCCCTCGGTCCAGATCGTCGCCGTCGAGCCGGAAGCCTCGCCGGTGTTGTCGGGTGGCCAGCCCGGCCCGCACAAGATCCAGGGCATCGGCGCCGGCTTTGCGCCAAAGATCCTCGACACCACGATCTATGACGAGATCGTCAAGGTCTCGAATGAGGATTCGGTTGCCAATGCGCGCCTCGTTGCCCGCCTCGAAGGCGTGCCGGTCGGCATCTCGTCGGGCGCTGCCCTGCAGGCGGCGATCGTCGTCGGCTCACGGCCGGAGAACAAGGGCAAGACCCTGGTGGTGATCATCCCGTCCTTCGCCGAGCGCTATCTGTCGACGATCCTGTTCGAAGGGCTCGGCGCGTAA
- a CDS encoding glutathione S-transferase family protein, translated as MYKLYTRPGSGGFVVEAALALANAPFQQIDVPKSDRPDPAFLDISPLNQVPVLTLPDGRSMTESAAICILLAERHPEASLAPAIDAPARVEFLRWMAFMSSVLYPAILRLYYAYRYTADADGTKAVKQAAVAEMDRGFAVLDAALRGRDWLVGEAMSLADIYLVMLVAWHPDIESARTAWPDIERLWAKLREHPLLRTLNTSHEMWPG; from the coding sequence ATGTACAAGCTCTATACACGTCCGGGCAGCGGCGGTTTCGTCGTCGAGGCCGCGCTGGCGCTGGCGAACGCGCCGTTCCAACAGATCGACGTGCCGAAGTCCGACCGGCCCGATCCGGCGTTCCTCGACATCAGCCCGCTAAACCAGGTGCCGGTGCTGACCTTGCCGGACGGGCGCTCGATGACCGAATCGGCGGCGATCTGCATTCTGCTTGCGGAACGCCATCCCGAGGCCAGCCTGGCGCCGGCGATCGACGCGCCGGCCCGCGTCGAGTTCCTGCGCTGGATGGCGTTCATGTCGTCGGTGCTCTATCCCGCGATCCTGCGGCTGTATTACGCCTACCGCTACACGGCCGATGCCGACGGCACGAAAGCCGTCAAGCAGGCAGCCGTCGCCGAGATGGACCGCGGCTTCGCCGTTCTCGACGCCGCCTTGCGCGGCCGTGACTGGCTGGTGGGTGAGGCGATGTCGCTGGCCGACATCTATCTCGTCATGCTCGTGGCCTGGCATCCCGACATCGAAAGCGCGCGGACGGCATGGCCTGATATTGAACGCTTGTGGGCGAAGCTGCGCGAGCATCCATTGCTGAGGACGCTCAACACGTCGCACGAGATGTGGCCGGGCTGA
- a CDS encoding RNA polymerase sigma factor codes for MDSRPDIARAAAEAAARQSYGKLVAWLAARTRDVAAAEDALADAFAAALERWPKSGVPEKPEAWLLAVARRRRVDAVRRRLTREAARDHLKLIAEEMEARMTDEDLPDERLRLMFACAHPAIEPGVRAPLILQTILGFDAATIASAFLVSPATMGQRLVRAKTRIRETGIPLRVPERAELGERLDAVLEAIYAAFAEGWSDPAGTETRRRNLATEGIWLGRLVATLMPEEPEALGLLALMLFAEARRAARRSAEGEFVPLAEQDCDLWDRALIDEAEALLSHAAASGVVGRYQLEAAVQSAHAARRLTGRTDWVAIRSLYDALFSIVGSPVVAINRAVALAETQGAMAGLAALYVLGDDKRLNEYQPYWAARAGLLARLGQVPQATEAYDRAIGLERDPAVRRFLQGKRATLRN; via the coding sequence TTGGACAGTCGCCCGGATATCGCCCGGGCGGCCGCCGAGGCCGCCGCCAGGCAGAGCTATGGCAAGCTGGTCGCCTGGCTCGCGGCGCGCACGCGCGACGTGGCCGCGGCCGAGGACGCGCTGGCCGACGCCTTTGCCGCGGCGCTCGAACGCTGGCCGAAATCGGGCGTGCCCGAAAAGCCGGAAGCCTGGCTTTTGGCCGTGGCGCGCCGGCGTCGTGTCGATGCGGTGCGGCGGCGGCTCACCCGGGAGGCCGCCCGCGATCATCTCAAGCTGATCGCCGAGGAGATGGAGGCGCGCATGACCGACGAAGATCTGCCCGACGAACGGCTGCGGCTGATGTTTGCCTGCGCGCATCCTGCGATCGAACCGGGCGTGCGGGCGCCGCTGATCCTGCAGACCATCCTCGGCTTCGATGCCGCGACGATCGCTTCCGCCTTCCTGGTCTCGCCGGCAACGATGGGCCAGCGCTTGGTGCGCGCCAAGACGCGCATCCGTGAAACCGGCATTCCGTTGCGGGTTCCGGAGCGGGCCGAACTCGGCGAGCGGCTGGACGCCGTGCTGGAGGCGATCTACGCCGCCTTCGCCGAAGGCTGGTCCGATCCGGCCGGCACCGAGACGCGGCGCCGCAACCTCGCCACCGAGGGCATCTGGCTCGGCCGCCTGGTCGCCACGCTGATGCCGGAGGAGCCGGAAGCGCTTGGCCTGCTTGCGCTGATGCTGTTTGCCGAGGCGCGCCGCGCGGCCCGGCGTAGCGCCGAAGGCGAGTTCGTGCCGCTGGCCGAACAGGACTGCGACCTTTGGGACCGCGCCCTCATCGATGAGGCGGAGGCGCTTCTTTCCCATGCCGCGGCGAGCGGCGTGGTCGGCCGCTACCAGCTTGAGGCAGCCGTGCAGTCGGCCCACGCCGCGCGACGGCTGACCGGCCGCACCGACTGGGTGGCGATCCGCTCGCTTTACGACGCGCTGTTTTCGATTGTGGGATCGCCGGTGGTGGCGATCAACCGCGCGGTTGCGCTCGCCGAAACGCAGGGCGCCATGGCGGGGCTGGCTGCCCTCTACGTTCTGGGTGACGACAAGCGGCTGAATGAATATCAGCCTTACTGGGCGGCGCGGGCCGGTCTCCTGGCCAGGCTTGGCCAGGTGCCGCAGGCGACCGAGGCCTATGACAGGGCGATCGGCCTGGAACGCGATCCTGCGGTGCGCCGGTTCCTGCAAGGCAAACGCGCAACGCTGCGAAACTGA
- a CDS encoding YciI family protein: MRYMLMINNDEAAMAAMPIEKARQMSAAYSAYTDALKKSGAWLAGERLRPTQATTSVRIADGKTNVIDGPYADTKEQLAGFYMIEAADIDTAIEWAARCPAASTGTVELRPIWEMADYLPKD; the protein is encoded by the coding sequence ATGCGATACATGCTGATGATCAACAACGACGAAGCCGCGATGGCGGCCATGCCGATCGAGAAGGCCCGGCAGATGAGCGCGGCCTATAGCGCCTATACCGACGCGTTGAAGAAATCAGGCGCGTGGCTGGCCGGCGAAAGGCTGCGCCCGACCCAGGCGACCACCTCGGTGCGGATCGCCGACGGCAAGACCAATGTGATCGACGGCCCCTATGCCGACACCAAGGAGCAGCTTGCCGGCTTCTACATGATCGAGGCGGCCGACATCGATACCGCCATCGAATGGGCGGCGCGCTGTCCGGCGGCCAGCACCGGCACGGTCGAGTTGCGGCCGATCTGGGAAATGGCCGACTACCTGCCCAAGGATTGA
- a CDS encoding RidA family protein: MELVTHRKFKNDRLMPWGKGTVVSGAKGFAYLCGNTATAADYDPMGKRGGRFAGDAAAQWLEVLGNIKSDLEELGTTLEHLVKLTFFVRGPFPDGGVLSSPNFRLDVLDAFFAEHCPKHCSYNNPPPRR; this comes from the coding sequence ATGGAACTCGTGACCCACAGGAAATTCAAAAACGACCGGTTGATGCCGTGGGGCAAGGGGACAGTTGTCAGCGGAGCGAAGGGATTCGCTTACCTCTGTGGAAACACTGCGACCGCCGCCGACTACGATCCTATGGGCAAGCGGGGCGGTCGTTTCGCTGGCGATGCGGCGGCGCAGTGGCTTGAGGTTCTGGGCAATATCAAATCCGATCTTGAGGAGCTGGGCACCACGCTTGAACACCTCGTCAAACTGACGTTCTTTGTCAGAGGACCATTTCCCGATGGCGGCGTTCTCAGCTCTCCCAATTTTCGCCTGGACGTTCTGGACGCGTTCTTCGCCGAGCATTGCCCGAAGCACTGCAGTTACAACAACCCGCCGCCTCGGAGGTGA
- a CDS encoding Ku protein translates to MAPRPAWKGYLKLSLVTCAVELTNVVTHTEKVSFRILNRKTGNTVKRIYVDAQTGKPLEDGDEIKGYELDDGDFVHIEEDEIEAVQIESSHTMSLDGFVDKASIQQIYLDTPYYVAPADKVSEEAFAVIRDAMAGKKMAGLARIVLYSRERPVVIEPLGKGMVLTTLRYDNTVRQPDSVFGEIKAVKTDQEMTDLAELIIDKKKAKFDPSKFDDKYEDALLELIRAKKAGKKAPKAQATPKPSNVVNLFDALKKSLSSDSGSTKASSAKAKPAAKRAKPKAAAPKRKSA, encoded by the coding sequence ATGGCGCCGCGCCCTGCCTGGAAGGGTTATCTGAAGCTGTCGCTGGTCACCTGCGCGGTCGAACTGACCAATGTCGTCACCCATACCGAAAAGGTCTCGTTCCGCATTCTCAACCGCAAGACCGGCAACACGGTGAAACGCATCTATGTCGACGCGCAAACCGGCAAGCCCTTGGAGGATGGCGACGAGATCAAGGGTTATGAGCTGGACGACGGCGACTTCGTCCATATCGAGGAGGACGAGATCGAGGCGGTGCAGATCGAATCCTCGCACACGATGAGCCTCGACGGTTTCGTCGACAAAGCCTCGATCCAGCAAATCTATCTCGACACGCCCTATTATGTCGCGCCGGCCGACAAGGTGTCGGAGGAGGCTTTCGCCGTCATCCGCGATGCCATGGCGGGGAAGAAGATGGCCGGGCTGGCGCGCATCGTGCTCTACAGCCGGGAACGCCCCGTGGTCATCGAGCCGCTCGGCAAGGGCATGGTGCTGACGACGCTGCGCTACGACAATACGGTGCGCCAGCCGGACAGCGTGTTCGGCGAGATCAAGGCGGTGAAGACCGACCAGGAGATGACCGATCTGGCCGAGCTGATCATCGACAAGAAGAAGGCGAAGTTCGATCCGTCGAAATTCGACGACAAATATGAGGACGCGCTGCTCGAACTGATCCGCGCCAAGAAGGCCGGCAAGAAGGCGCCCAAGGCCCAGGCGACGCCCAAACCCTCGAATGTCGTCAACCTGTTCGATGCGCTGAAGAAGAGCCTTTCCTCGGATTCAGGCTCTACGAAAGCGTCGTCCGCGAAAGCCAAACCGGCGGCCAAGCGCGCCAAGCCGAAAGCGGCCGCGCCCAAGCGCAAATCGGCCTGA
- the ligD gene encoding DNA ligase D, with product MAGLEQYNAKRDFKKTSEPAGKVARTGKSEEGGIFVIHKHAATRLHYDLRLEHGGVLWSWAVTRGPSLDPHEKRLAVHVEDHPIDYAPFEGTIPKGEYGGGSVIVWDEGTWVPETDPAKAMKKGHINFELKGHKLHGLWHLVRLKPRPGEKRDNWLLIKSDDAAARPGVDILKEAPQSVKSGLTIEEIGEGKTAKGRKPDVWHSNRPAAGNAKAAARKLDFIEPQLATLERDAPPGKDWLHEVKFDGYRMQAQIAGTDVRLLTRTGLDWTEKFGGEIVTELAGLKCSDAIIDGEIVVLADSGVSSFALLQQDLSAKRTHRFIYYVFDLMRLDGKDLRAEPLVERKQALQELLGKQPENPAVRFSDHFSEPGKIMLEHACRMGLEGVVSKRADAPYRSGRGPTWVKSKCTARQEFVIGGYLPSDKTGRGLRSLLVGYYEGAKLHYAGRVGTGFSAKGATELKTKLDGLKAKDSPFDRAVPKGKGLVWVKPELVGEVEFRSWTSDRIIRHASFQGLREDKPAEDVVQERPKAATGKAKPSSSGAGKSAAAVTTTVKLSHPDKLLWPDEKISKQGLLDHYAEVWPRMEQFVVNRPLSLVRAPDGVGGPRFFQKHASAGMSDKIARMKDPTDGEEILFVRDFDGVAALVQYGVVEIHIWGCTIDKLEQPDQIIFDLDPDEGVDVEAVREAALDIRGKLDELSLPNFVKTSGGKGYHVLVPLKPSADWDAVKTFAHDFAKALEQGAPGRYTATLSKKARTGKIFVDYLRNGRGSTTVAPYSSRAKKGATVSMPVTWAEIEAGLAPNAFPIGDKTTLKQLAQADPWKGFFEQGKALKRG from the coding sequence ATGGCCGGCCTCGAGCAATATAACGCCAAGCGCGATTTCAAGAAGACCTCGGAACCGGCCGGCAAGGTCGCGCGGACCGGGAAAAGCGAGGAGGGCGGCATTTTCGTCATCCACAAGCATGCGGCGACCAGGCTGCATTACGACCTTCGGCTGGAACATGGTGGCGTGCTGTGGAGCTGGGCGGTGACACGTGGCCCCAGCCTGGACCCGCATGAGAAGCGGCTGGCCGTCCATGTCGAGGACCACCCGATCGACTACGCTCCGTTCGAGGGCACGATCCCCAAGGGCGAATATGGCGGCGGCTCGGTCATCGTCTGGGACGAGGGGACATGGGTGCCCGAGACCGACCCGGCCAAGGCGATGAAGAAAGGCCATATCAACTTCGAGCTCAAGGGTCACAAGCTGCATGGGCTGTGGCATCTGGTCAGGCTGAAACCGCGTCCGGGCGAGAAGCGCGACAACTGGCTGCTGATCAAATCGGACGATGCAGCGGCGCGCCCGGGCGTGGATATACTGAAGGAAGCGCCGCAATCGGTGAAGTCCGGCCTGACGATCGAGGAGATCGGCGAAGGCAAGACGGCGAAAGGCCGAAAGCCCGACGTCTGGCATTCGAACAGGCCGGCGGCCGGCAACGCGAAGGCGGCCGCCCGGAAACTCGACTTCATCGAACCGCAGCTGGCGACACTCGAACGGGATGCGCCGCCGGGCAAGGACTGGCTGCACGAAGTGAAATTCGACGGCTATCGCATGCAGGCGCAGATCGCGGGTACCGATGTGCGGCTCTTGACCCGCACCGGACTCGACTGGACGGAGAAATTCGGCGGCGAAATCGTCACCGAACTCGCCGGCCTGAAATGCAGCGATGCCATCATCGACGGCGAGATCGTCGTACTGGCCGACAGCGGCGTCTCGTCGTTCGCCTTGCTGCAGCAGGATTTGTCGGCAAAGCGGACACATCGCTTCATCTACTATGTGTTCGACCTGATGCGCCTCGACGGCAAGGATTTGCGCGCCGAGCCGCTGGTCGAGCGCAAGCAGGCCTTGCAGGAGCTGCTCGGCAAGCAGCCCGAGAACCCGGCGGTGCGTTTCTCCGACCACTTTTCCGAGCCCGGCAAGATCATGCTGGAGCATGCCTGCCGCATGGGGCTGGAAGGCGTCGTCTCGAAGCGTGCCGATGCGCCCTATCGCAGCGGGCGCGGCCCGACATGGGTGAAGTCGAAATGCACGGCGCGGCAGGAATTCGTCATTGGCGGCTATCTGCCGTCGGACAAGACCGGGCGCGGGCTGCGCTCGCTGCTGGTCGGCTACTATGAGGGCGCCAAACTACACTATGCCGGGCGTGTCGGCACCGGCTTCTCCGCCAAGGGTGCGACGGAGCTGAAGACAAAACTCGATGGGCTGAAGGCCAAGGATTCGCCTTTCGACAGGGCCGTGCCGAAGGGCAAGGGTCTGGTCTGGGTCAAGCCGGAGCTTGTCGGCGAAGTGGAGTTTCGCAGCTGGACCTCGGACCGTATAATACGCCATGCCTCGTTCCAGGGGCTGCGCGAGGACAAGCCGGCGGAGGACGTTGTGCAGGAAAGGCCCAAGGCAGCGACAGGCAAGGCCAAGCCGTCGTCAAGCGGCGCCGGCAAATCCGCCGCTGCGGTAACGACCACCGTCAAGCTCTCCCACCCCGACAAGCTGCTGTGGCCCGACGAAAAGATCTCTAAGCAAGGCCTGCTCGACCATTACGCGGAGGTCTGGCCGCGCATGGAGCAGTTCGTCGTCAACCGTCCGCTCAGCCTGGTGCGGGCGCCGGACGGCGTTGGCGGGCCACGCTTTTTCCAGAAACACGCCTCGGCCGGCATGAGCGACAAGATCGCGCGGATGAAAGACCCAACCGATGGCGAGGAGATCCTGTTCGTCCGGGATTTCGATGGCGTCGCGGCGCTCGTCCAGTACGGGGTGGTCGAGATCCATATCTGGGGTTGCACGATCGACAAGCTCGAACAGCCGGACCAGATCATCTTCGATCTCGACCCCGATGAGGGTGTCGACGTGGAAGCGGTACGCGAGGCGGCGCTCGACATCAGGGGCAAGCTCGATGAGCTGTCGCTGCCGAATTTCGTCAAGACATCGGGCGGCAAGGGCTATCACGTGCTGGTGCCGCTCAAGCCCTCGGCGGATTGGGATGCGGTAAAGACCTTCGCCCATGATTTCGCCAAGGCGCTCGAACAGGGCGCCCCCGGCCGCTACACGGCGACGCTGTCGAAGAAGGCGCGCACCGGGAAAATCTTCGTCGACTATCTTCGCAACGGCCGCGGCTCGACGACGGTCGCGCCCTATTCGTCGAGGGCCAAGAAGGGGGCTACCGTGTCGATGCCGGTGACCTGGGCCGAGATCGAGGCCGGGCTGGCGCCGAACGCGTTCCCGATCGGCGACAAGACGACGCTGAAACAGCTGGCGCAAGCCGATCCGTGGAAGGGGTTTTTCGAGCAGGGGAAGGCGTTGAAGCGGGGGTAA
- a CDS encoding ArsR/SmtB family transcription factor, with product MREGPDIARIASLVGDPARANMLSALMGGTALTASELALEAGVSLPTASSHLSKLMEGGLLTLASQGRHRYYGLAGPQVAGMIEAITGVAEAVGPKRVRPGPRDAAMRVARVCYDHLAGEQAVAMLDRLVERDILLRDDKEIRPGPSAASHFSAMGIDVDPRPRRPVCRACLDWSVRRSHLAGTLGAAILDKILLEKWARREKDSRAVIFSPPGKQAFERAFLA from the coding sequence ATGCGTGAAGGACCTGATATCGCGCGCATCGCCAGCCTGGTCGGCGACCCGGCCCGCGCCAACATGCTCAGCGCGCTGATGGGCGGCACGGCGCTGACGGCGAGCGAACTGGCGCTGGAGGCCGGCGTCTCCTTGCCGACCGCCAGCTCGCATCTGTCGAAATTGATGGAGGGTGGGCTGCTGACCTTGGCCAGCCAGGGCAGGCATCGCTATTACGGTCTCGCCGGTCCGCAGGTCGCGGGCATGATCGAAGCCATCACCGGTGTGGCGGAAGCCGTTGGCCCCAAGCGTGTGCGGCCGGGTCCGCGTGACGCGGCGATGCGCGTCGCGCGCGTCTGCTATGACCATCTCGCCGGCGAGCAGGCGGTGGCGATGCTCGACCGCCTTGTCGAGAGAGACATCCTGCTGCGCGACGACAAGGAGATCAGGCCTGGTCCGTCGGCGGCATCGCATTTTTCCGCCATGGGCATCGATGTCGATCCCAGGCCGCGCCGGCCGGTCTGCCGCGCCTGCCTCGACTGGAGCGTGCGCCGCTCGCATCTCGCCGGCACGCTGGGCGCGGCCATCCTCGACAAGATCCTTCTGGAAAAATGGGCACGTCGTGAAAAGGACAGCCGCGCGGTCATCTTCTCGCCGCCGGGCAAGCAGGCGTTTGAGAGGGCGTTTTTGGCGTAG
- a CDS encoding NIPSNAP family protein, with translation MTITCFIRYEIDPFGKAAFEEYARNWGQAIPRCGADLIGYFAPHEGSATTAYAAYNIESLAAYEAYRARLAADPAGKANYEFARRERFILKEDRMFLKHVSGPHAKLVLP, from the coding sequence ATGACCATCACCTGCTTCATCCGCTATGAGATCGACCCGTTCGGCAAGGCCGCCTTCGAGGAATATGCCCGCAACTGGGGCCAGGCCATTCCGCGCTGCGGCGCCGACCTGATCGGCTATTTCGCCCCGCATGAGGGGTCGGCGACGACGGCCTACGCCGCCTACAACATTGAAAGCCTGGCGGCCTACGAAGCCTATCGGGCCCGCCTTGCCGCCGATCCCGCCGGCAAGGCAAACTATGAGTTCGCTCGCCGCGAAAGATTCATCCTCAAGGAGGACCGCATGTTCCTGAAACACGTTTCCGGGCCCCACGCCAAGCTGGTGCTGCCGTGA
- a CDS encoding antibiotic biosynthesis monooxygenase family protein encodes MIAVIFEVQPAEGRRDAYLGIAAKLRPLLDGIDGFISIERFQSLADPNRILSLSFWRDEDAVKAWRNTEEHRQAQQAGRGGIFAGYRLRIAHVVRDYGLTERDEAPADSRAVNG; translated from the coding sequence GTGATCGCCGTCATCTTCGAGGTGCAGCCCGCGGAGGGCCGGCGCGATGCCTATCTCGGCATCGCCGCCAAGCTGCGGCCCCTGCTCGACGGCATTGACGGCTTCATCTCGATCGAGCGCTTTCAGAGTCTCGCCGACCCGAACCGCATCCTGTCGCTGTCGTTCTGGCGCGACGAGGACGCGGTGAAGGCCTGGCGCAACACCGAAGAGCACCGCCAGGCGCAGCAGGCCGGCCGCGGCGGCATCTTTGCCGGCTATCGGCTGCGCATCGCGCATGTGGTGCGCGACTACGGACTGACCGAAAGGGACGAGGCGCCGGCGGACAGCCGGGCGGTGAATGGGTGA